The sequence AATAGACATTTTTCCCCTTCATTGCTGTCTACCTCCCTTTAACGATTCACTGTTGTCGATCGCCTAGCTTAAACCAATCAACCGTCTGCTGGCTTATACCACTTCTTGAACCGTTCCAGTTCATTTACGGTGCAACGGACATTAGGGAAGTTGCTCATTTTTTTAATCAAACGGACACTGTCGACGTTATAAACGATCAATTGCACGCCTTCACGACTGCACTGCTCCGCGAATTTTCTACTGAAATGGCGGATGTGAATAGCCAGAGAGGAAGCGTTAATTGTCTTCATATATGGAAACAATGCTTTCGTTGGCTTCGTTTGAATAAGGCCAAGCTCAAGCGCTGGAGAAAGTTCCCGCATCCTTCCAATGGAGGCATGGTTAAATGAATTGATATAAACATCCTGCTCCAAGTTATAGTCTTTAATCAATTGGTATACAGCTTGCTCAATGCCATTGTCGCCGTTTTTGTCTTTCTTTAGCTCAATCGCCATTTTGCAGCGGCCCGCAAAAGCAGCAAACACTTCTTTTAATGTAGAAAGTCGTTCTTTTTGATAGACCGTTAACTCTTTTAACGCAGCAAGAGAGTAATCTTTTACATACCCCTTGCCATTTGTCACCCGGTCGACTTTTGGATCGTGGATAATCAGCGGTACGCCATCTTTCGTAAGCCTGACGTCCATTTCAATCCAATAAAACCCTAAACGGATTGCCGCTTCGAACGCAGACAGCGTGTTTTCTGGGTATTTGCGCGAATAGCCGCGATGGGCAATTGCTTTAATCATTCGGTCACCACCTCGCCCGTTCTCTTACATTAAATGGAGACAGTCGATTTTTCAAGGAAAAGTCAGTAACTTATAACATAAACTTAAAAATAAACCCTTCACACATAAGAATTATTACGATATAATCAAATTTGCTCTTATAAATCGTAAACATTACGCTTAAAAAAGGAGAGACTGATGAGAAAATATTTGATGGTAG is a genomic window of Shouchella clausii containing:
- a CDS encoding glycerophosphodiester phosphodiesterase encodes the protein MIKAIAHRGYSRKYPENTLSAFEAAIRLGFYWIEMDVRLTKDGVPLIIHDPKVDRVTNGKGYVKDYSLAALKELTVYQKERLSTLKEVFAAFAGRCKMAIELKKDKNGDNGIEQAVYQLIKDYNLEQDVYINSFNHASIGRMRELSPALELGLIQTKPTKALFPYMKTINASSLAIHIRHFSRKFAEQCSREGVQLIVYNVDSVRLIKKMSNFPNVRCTVNELERFKKWYKPADG